In a genomic window of Phacochoerus africanus isolate WHEZ1 chromosome 6, ROS_Pafr_v1, whole genome shotgun sequence:
- the CFAP418 gene encoding cilia- and flagella-associated protein 418 gives MAKDLDELLDEVESKFCGSDPLRLGIVERPRGCGGGVLSNDRSRAEEKETLRPIETFKKEDDLDSLINEIFEEPSFDKKQFKLKSTSSGNASVRAPTQGLGKSCSPVYLGGSAVPCGIGTNTSQRACDHLRCIACDFWIVSYDDHRWDTSCDYLFFRNNMPEFHKLKAKLVKKKGTRAYACQCSWRTIEALTDLQNDHQLRWVCGKH, from the exons ATGGCGAAGGACCTGGACGAGCTCTTGGATGAGGTCGAGTCCAAGTTCTGCGGATCAGACCCCCTGAGACTGGGCATTGTCGAGCGGCCCAGAGGCTGCGGCGGTGGTGTCCTCAGCAACGACCGGAGCCGAGCCGAGGAGAAAGAGACTCTCAG accaatagaaacatttaaaaaagaagatgatCTTGACAGtcttattaatgaaatatttgaagagcCCAGCTTTGACAAAAAACAATTT aaattaaaGTCTACATCTTCAGGTAACGCATCTGTCAGAGCTCCCACTCAAGGCCTTGGTAAAAG TTGCAGCCCAGTGTACCTTGGTGGAAGTGCTGTTCCTTGTGGGATTGGGACAAATACTTCACAGAG AGCGTGTGACCATCTGCGTTGTATAGCATGTGATTTCTGGATAGTAAGCTACGATGACCATAGGTGGGACACATCATGCGATTACCTGTTTTTCAG GAACAATATGCCAGAATTCCACAAATTGAAAGCAAAGTTggtaaagaagaaaggaacacgGGCCTATGCCTGCCAGTGCAGCTGGAGAACCATTGAAGCACTGACTGACCTTCAG